Proteins co-encoded in one Puntigrus tetrazona isolate hp1 chromosome 20, ASM1883169v1, whole genome shotgun sequence genomic window:
- the mboat2b gene encoding lysophospholipid acyltransferase 2b isoform X2, with protein MILTGVEHMHKYCLVVALGYLSFCQITRVYVFDYGMYSADFTGPMMVITQKITSVAFEIHDGMARKEDQLNQSQKLLAIRRMPSLLEYFSYNCNFMGILAGPTCSYNDYIAFIEGTPYRHRDLETKGKVNGKSRLNDPSPNTEVIRKLSTCFISLLVFLSVCKVCPVERNVDDDFIATTPFYAQVVYLYLSMLTTRPKYYFVWTLADAINNAAGFGFNGYDSNGLPRWDLISNLRIMNIELATSFKVFLDNWNIQTAHWLKRVCYERCPYNPTAATFLLSAMWHGAYPGYYLTFLTGIVITLAARAVRHNVRPYFLGSPGLKFVYDVITWAATQIAICYTVIPFVLLSVGPSLKFYRSWYFCIHIGCILLAIALPVKPRHLRLKEQQPAVQPSLESTDSNSNQKQKTT; from the exons ATACTGTTTGGTGGTCGCCCTGGGTTATCTAAGCTTCTGCCAAATCACCCGGGTTTACGTCTTTGATTACGGAATGTACTCTGCAGATTTCACAGG GCCGATGATGGTTATCACACAGAAGATAACCAGTGTGGCTTTTGAGATCCATgatg gaaTGGCAAGGAAAGAAGATCAGCTAAACCAAAGTCAAAAACTGTTGGCCATAAG acGAATGCCCAGTTTATTGGAGTACTTCAGTTACAACTGTAATTTCATGGGGATTTTGGCTGGTCCCACTTGCTCTTATAACGATTACATAGCCTTCATCGAGGGCACCCCCTACCGCCACAGAGACCTTGAGACCAAAGGAAAAGTCAATGGGAAGAGCAGACTGAACGACCCTTcaccaaat ACGGAGGTCATCCGGAAACTGTCCACCTGCTTCATCTCTCTGCTTGTCTTTCTCTCCGTCTGCAAAGTCTGTCCCGTGGAGCGTAACGTTGATGATGATTTCATTGCCACCACACCCTTCTATGCTCAGGTGGTCTACCTGTATTTGTCCATGCTGACCACCCGGCCTAAATACTACTTTGTTTGGACTCTGG CTGATGCCATCAATAACGCAGCAGGATTTGGATTCAATGGCTACGACAGTAATGGTTTGCCTCGATGGGATCTCATTTCCAACCTCAGGATCATGAATATAGAG CTTGCCACCAGCTTTAAGGTATTCCTGGATAACTGGAACATTCAAACAGCACATTGGCTTAAAAG GGTGTGTTATGAACGTTGTCCCTACAACCCCACTGCTGCAACCTTCCTGCTGTCAGCTATGTGGCATGGAGCTTACCCAGGCTACTACCTCACCTTCCTCACTGGCATCGTCATCACTCTCGCAGCCAGAGCT GTGAGACACAACGTAAGACCCTACTTCTTGGGTTCTCCAGGCCTCAAGTTTGTGTATGATGTCATCACATGGGCGGCTACACAGATTGCCATTTGTTACACGGTGATTCCCTTCGTTCTGCTTTCTGTGGGTCCCTCGCTCAAGTTCTACAG GTCATGGTACTTCTGCATCCACATAGGCTGTATACTGCTGGCCATCGCGTTGCCTGTGAAACCACGCCACCTGAGGCTGAAAGAGCAACAGCCTGCTGTACAGCCAAGTCTGGAGAGCACAGACAGCAACAGCAACCAGAAACAAAAAACCACATGA